The following proteins come from a genomic window of Falco peregrinus isolate bFalPer1 chromosome 16, bFalPer1.pri, whole genome shotgun sequence:
- the CTSE gene encoding cathepsin E, whose protein sequence is MKRLLLLAVLCFSLASSLKRVTLVRQRSLRKVMRDHGQFSHFCKAHKLDMIEYTEDCNVFKEANEPLISYLDLEYFGQISIGTPPQNFTVVFDTGSSNLWVPSIYCVSKACAAHNQFQPVQSSTYQAVGTPFSIEYGTGSLTGIIGSDQVVIEGLTVSNQQFAESVSEPGKAFLDVSFDGILGLAYPSLAVDGVTPVFDNMMAQNLVELPMFSFYLGKNPESPLGGEVIFGGFDPSRFMGTLNWVPVTQQGYWQIQLDNIQLNGTVVFCMNGCQAIVDTGTSLITGPTKDIKKLQNYIGATPVDGEYAVDCNNLGMMPDVTFTINGVPYTLAAQAYTLTDKYAGTAFCSSGFQGLDIAPPAGPFWILGDVFIRQFYSVFDRGNNRVGLAPAVP, encoded by the exons ATGAAGcgtctcctcctcctcgccgtgctctgcttctccctggCCAGCAGCTTGAAAAG GGTGACCCTGGTGCGGCAGCGCTCCCTGCGGAAGGTGATGCGGGACCACGGGCAGTTCTCCCACTTCTGCAAAGCCCACAAGCTCGACATGATCGAGTACACCGAGGACTGCAACGTCTTCAAGGAGGCCAATGAGCCCCTCATCAGCTACCTGGAC CTGGAGTATTTTGGGCAGATCTCCATTGGGACCCCCCCCCAGAACTTCACCGTGGTGTTTGACACGGGCTCCTCCAACCTCTGGGTGCCATCCATCTACTGTGTCAGCAAAGCCTGTG ctgcacacAACCAGTTTCAGCCAGTCCAGTCCAGCACGTACCAGGCGGTAGGGACCCCCTTCTCCATTGAGTACGGCACCGGCAGCTTGACAGGCATCATTGGATCTGACCAAGTAGTC ATTGAGGGTCTCACCGTGAGCAACCAGCAGTTTGCAGAGAGTGTCAGCGAGCCGGGAAAAGCCTTCCTGGATGTCAGTTTTGATGGGATCCTGGGGCTGGCTTACCCCTCGTTGGCTGTAGATGGGGTCACCCCCGTCTTTGACAACATGATGGCACAAAATCTGGTGGAGCTGCCCATGTTCTCCTTCTACCTGGGCAA gaACCCCGAATCCCCCCTGGGAGGAGAGGTGATCTTTGGTGGCTTTGACCCTTCCCGCTTCATGGGGACCTTGAACTGGGTGCCGGTCACCCAGCAAGGGTACTGGCAGATCCAGCTGGACAA catcCAGCTGAACGGGACAGTGGTTTTCTGCATGAATGGCTGCCAGGCCATCGTGGACACCGGGACGTCACTCATCACAGGTCCTACCAAGGatataaaaaaattgcagaactATATTGGTGCCACACCTGTGGATGGAGAG TATGCCGTGGACTGCAACAACCTCGGCATGATGCCTGACGTGACCTTCACCATCAACGGGGTCCCCTACACCCTCGCCGCCCAGGCTTACACCCTCACG GACAAGTATGCTGGCACAGCCTTCTGCAGTAGTGGCTTCCAGGGCCTGGACATCGCCCCTCCTGCCGGACCCTTCTGGATTTTGGGTGACGTTTTTATCCGTCAGTTTTACTCCGTCTTTGACCGTGGAAATAACCGGGTGGGGTTGGCCCCCGCCGTCCCGTAG